One window of Candidatus Microthrix subdominans genomic DNA carries:
- a CDS encoding amidohydrolase family protein has product MYDLLITGGTLVDGTGAPPRRADVAVNDGRIVAVSETLDGEAAETIDATGRLVTPGFVDIHTHYDGQATWDSQLEPSASHGVTTVVTGNCGVGFAPVRPGKEEWLIQLMEGVEDIPGAALAEGITWGWERFTEFLDVLDTRSWAMDVGTQIPHGAVRGYVMGDAGARNEPASAEDSAEMAAHVREAIEAGALGFSTSRTLAHLAKDGEPVPGTFAEREELFALGRAIKAGGGGVFEVAQGGLTMLDRGTTTDEMGWMADLAEETGQPLAFMVLQTDTDPNLWQDVFERFDKLLERGIPMRAQVAARPFGMLVGLQTNHPFAKRPTYDALAGLPLPERIEQLAKPAVRDAILAEADGPLNPDNPFDGIGPFLAMMTDKMFPLGTPPNYEPLAEASLGAMATAAGTDALAATYEAMLADDGKAMFMLPLFNYANGNHDAIREMLLHPGSVSSLGDAGAHCGMICDASIPTYLLTHWARDRSRGAGIDLAQAVHLQTQRTAELYGLGDRGVVEAGKKADLNVIDFETLALAQPELIHDLPAGGRRLVQYASGYDATVVSGVVTRRHDVDTGARPGRLLRGRR; this is encoded by the coding sequence ATGTACGACCTGTTGATCACCGGGGGCACGCTCGTCGACGGCACCGGGGCGCCGCCCCGGCGCGCCGACGTGGCGGTGAACGACGGCCGCATCGTGGCGGTCAGCGAGACGCTCGACGGCGAAGCAGCCGAGACGATCGACGCCACCGGACGCCTGGTCACGCCCGGCTTTGTCGACATCCACACCCATTACGACGGTCAAGCCACCTGGGACTCCCAGCTGGAGCCGTCCGCCTCTCACGGCGTCACGACGGTGGTCACCGGCAACTGCGGGGTGGGCTTCGCCCCGGTGCGTCCCGGCAAGGAGGAGTGGCTGATCCAGCTGATGGAGGGGGTCGAGGACATCCCCGGCGCCGCGCTGGCCGAAGGCATCACCTGGGGTTGGGAACGCTTCACCGAGTTCCTCGACGTGCTCGACACCCGGAGCTGGGCGATGGACGTGGGCACCCAGATCCCCCACGGAGCTGTTCGCGGCTACGTCATGGGTGACGCCGGCGCCCGCAACGAGCCGGCCTCGGCCGAGGACTCTGCGGAGATGGCCGCACATGTGCGGGAAGCGATCGAGGCCGGGGCCCTGGGCTTCTCCACCTCGCGCACGTTGGCGCACCTGGCCAAGGACGGCGAGCCGGTGCCGGGCACCTTCGCCGAGCGGGAGGAACTCTTTGCCCTCGGGCGGGCGATCAAGGCCGGCGGCGGCGGGGTCTTCGAGGTTGCCCAAGGCGGCCTCACCATGCTCGACCGGGGCACCACCACCGACGAGATGGGCTGGATGGCCGACCTGGCCGAGGAAACCGGCCAGCCGTTGGCGTTCATGGTGTTGCAGACCGACACCGACCCCAACCTGTGGCAGGACGTGTTCGAGCGCTTCGACAAGCTGCTGGAGCGGGGCATCCCGATGCGCGCCCAGGTGGCAGCGCGCCCCTTCGGCATGCTCGTCGGGCTGCAGACCAACCATCCGTTCGCCAAGCGCCCCACCTACGACGCCCTCGCCGGTCTGCCGCTGCCCGAGCGGATCGAGCAGCTCGCCAAGCCAGCGGTGCGCGACGCCATCCTCGCCGAGGCCGACGGCCCGCTCAACCCCGACAATCCGTTCGACGGCATCGGCCCGTTTCTGGCGATGATGACCGACAAGATGTTTCCGTTGGGCACCCCACCCAACTACGAACCGCTCGCCGAAGCCTCCCTCGGAGCGATGGCCACCGCCGCCGGGACCGACGCACTGGCCGCCACCTACGAGGCGATGCTGGCCGACGACGGCAAGGCGATGTTCATGTTGCCGCTGTTCAACTACGCCAACGGCAACCACGACGCCATCCGGGAAATGCTGCTGCATCCCGGCTCGGTGTCGTCGCTGGGCGACGCCGGGGCGCACTGCGGCATGATCTGCGACGCGTCGATCCCCACGTACCTGCTCACCCACTGGGCCCGCGACCGCAGCCGGGGCGCCGGCATCGACCTGGCCCAGGCGGTGCACCTGCAGACCCAGCGCACCGCCGAGCTGTACGGGCTGGGCGACCGGGGCGTCGTCGAGGCGGGCAAGAAGGCCGACCTCAACGTGATCGACTTCGAGACCCTGGCCCTCGCCCAGCCCGAGCTGATCCACGACCTGCCCGCCGGCGGCCGCCGCCTGGTGCAGTACGCCTCGGGCTACGACGCCACCGTCGTGTCCGGCGTGGTCACCCGCCGCCACGACGTCGACACCGGAGCGCGCCCCGGCCGGCTGCTCCGCGGTCGTCGCTGA
- the ahpC gene encoding alkyl hydroperoxide reductase subunit C produces MSLINTKLQPFTATAFKNGEFVDVTDEDLLGAWSIVFFYPADFTFVCPTELGDLADHYDELRELGVEVYSVSTDTHFTHKAWHGSSETIGKIQYAMIGDPTGTVSRNFDILREDEGLANRGTFVLDPDGVIQVMEVTAEGVGRNAAELVRKVRAAIYVRKNPGEVCPAKWEEGEETLAPSLDLVGKI; encoded by the coding sequence ATGTCACTCATCAACACCAAGCTGCAGCCGTTCACCGCTACCGCCTTCAAGAACGGCGAGTTCGTCGACGTGACCGACGAGGACCTGCTCGGCGCCTGGTCGATCGTGTTCTTCTACCCGGCCGACTTCACCTTCGTCTGCCCGACCGAGCTGGGTGACCTGGCCGACCACTACGACGAGCTCCGCGAGCTGGGCGTCGAGGTGTACTCGGTGTCCACCGACACCCACTTCACCCACAAGGCCTGGCACGGATCCTCCGAGACGATCGGCAAGATCCAGTACGCCATGATCGGCGACCCGACCGGAACCGTCTCGCGCAACTTCGACATCCTGCGCGAGGACGAGGGCCTGGCCAACCGCGGCACGTTCGTGCTCGATCCCGACGGCGTCATCCAGGTGATGGAGGTCACCGCCGAGGGCGTTGGCCGCAACGCCGCCGAGTTGGTGCGCAAGGTGCGCGCCGCCATCTACGTGCGCAAGAACCCGGGCGAGGTCTGCCCCGCCAAGTGGGAAGAGGGCGAAGAGACCTTGGCCCCCTCATTGGACCTGGTCGGCAAGATCTGA
- the ahpF gene encoding alkyl hydroperoxide reductase subunit F, producing the protein MLDSNLTEQLRGHLTKVTRPIELVAALDDGPKSTELWELLTEIAALSDNVSAVRNPVDVGDRSASASAEGSDDTAEGSDATGGRRPSFTIDRVGTDVSVGFAGIPMGHEFTSLVLALLQVGGHPPAVSDEAAEAIENLEGEFHFVTYMSLSCQNCPDVVQALNAMAVLNSSISHVAVDGALFPAEVEANNVLAVPTVLLNGEPFGQGRMTIEEILPRLDTGVGEREAARIDALDPLDVLVVGGGPAGASAAIYAARKGIATGVVSERFGGQVLDTMSIENLISVPYTEGPKLAAAIEAHVAEYDVDVMHNQRAAKLIPAEVPGGLATVELENGATLQARTVVLSTGASWRTMGVPGEDEYRNRGVGFCPHCDGPLFKGKRVAVIGGGNSGVEAAIDLAGIVAHVTLIEFDDALRADEVLQAKLASLGNVDVIVGARTTEVLGDDTSVTGLTYEHRADATLHNVDLDGVFVQIGLVPNTGWLKGTVALSDRGEVVIDDRNATSVPGVFAAGDCTTVPYKQIVIALGAGSTAALSAFDHLIRTPTAKESGAATEPAAPADGSNQPEPALV; encoded by the coding sequence ATGCTCGATTCCAACCTGACCGAACAACTCAGAGGACACCTGACCAAGGTGACCCGCCCGATCGAGCTGGTCGCCGCTCTCGACGACGGCCCCAAGTCGACCGAGCTGTGGGAGTTGCTCACCGAGATCGCCGCCCTCTCGGACAACGTTTCAGCGGTTCGCAATCCTGTCGACGTCGGTGATCGCTCCGCCTCTGCCTCTGCCGAAGGCAGCGACGACACTGCCGAAGGCAGCGACGCCACAGGCGGGCGACGTCCCTCGTTCACGATCGACCGGGTGGGCACCGACGTGTCGGTCGGATTTGCCGGCATCCCGATGGGCCACGAGTTCACATCGCTGGTGCTTGCCCTGCTTCAGGTCGGCGGACACCCGCCTGCGGTGTCCGATGAGGCGGCCGAGGCGATCGAGAACCTCGAGGGCGAGTTTCACTTCGTCACCTACATGTCACTGTCGTGCCAGAACTGCCCCGACGTCGTCCAGGCACTCAACGCCATGGCGGTGCTCAATTCCAGCATCAGTCATGTGGCCGTCGACGGCGCCCTGTTCCCCGCCGAGGTCGAGGCCAACAACGTGCTCGCCGTCCCCACCGTGCTGCTGAACGGCGAGCCGTTTGGCCAGGGGCGCATGACGATCGAGGAGATCCTCCCTCGCCTCGACACCGGCGTCGGTGAGCGGGAGGCTGCGCGTATCGATGCGCTCGACCCGCTGGACGTGTTGGTTGTCGGCGGCGGTCCAGCCGGTGCGTCGGCGGCGATCTACGCCGCACGCAAGGGTATCGCCACCGGGGTGGTCTCCGAGCGCTTCGGCGGCCAGGTGCTCGACACGATGAGCATCGAGAACCTGATCTCGGTCCCTTACACCGAGGGCCCCAAGTTGGCCGCAGCGATCGAGGCCCACGTGGCCGAGTACGACGTCGATGTGATGCACAACCAGCGGGCCGCCAAGCTCATCCCGGCCGAGGTGCCCGGTGGGCTGGCGACGGTCGAGCTGGAGAACGGCGCCACCCTGCAGGCCCGCACGGTGGTGCTGTCCACCGGTGCCAGCTGGCGCACGATGGGTGTGCCCGGCGAGGACGAGTACCGCAACCGCGGCGTCGGGTTCTGCCCCCACTGCGACGGTCCGTTGTTCAAGGGCAAGCGGGTGGCGGTGATCGGCGGCGGTAACTCCGGCGTCGAGGCGGCGATCGACCTGGCCGGCATCGTGGCCCACGTGACGCTGATCGAGTTTGATGATGCGCTGCGTGCCGACGAGGTGCTCCAGGCCAAGCTGGCGTCGCTGGGCAACGTCGACGTGATCGTCGGCGCCCGCACCACCGAGGTACTCGGCGATGACACGTCGGTGACCGGACTCACCTATGAGCATCGGGCCGACGCCACGTTGCACAACGTCGACCTCGACGGGGTGTTTGTCCAGATCGGCCTGGTGCCCAACACCGGTTGGCTGAAAGGCACCGTCGCGTTGTCGGACCGTGGGGAGGTCGTCATCGACGACCGCAACGCCACCTCGGTCCCCGGCGTGTTCGCCGCCGGGGACTGCACCACCGTGCCGTACAAGCAGATCGTGATCGCACTCGGTGCCGGCTCGACCGCCGCCCTCTCGGCCTTCGACCACCTGATCCGCACCCCGACCGCCAAGGAATCAGGTGCTGCAACCGAGCCGGCGGCGCCAGCCGACGGGTCGAACCAGCCGGAACCGGCCCTCGTCTGA
- a CDS encoding LysR family transcriptional regulator — translation MNLQDLRYAVAVDDHRHFGRAAEACFVSQPTLSSQLRKLEDELGVALFERAPRNVMPTAVGRLILHHARGVLVEVDQIEALAKAAAEPGAATLQIGVFPTLAPYLLPHVVGPLHERFPLVELLWVEEKTEQVVEGLLGGHLDAGLLALPIDAPQLHQEPLFTEDFVLAVPADHELADATSVAPEVLAGTDVLLLTDGHCLRDQALEVCSMAGAAERHGFRATSLETLRQMVAAGVGVTLLPKMSVSPPVTQSDHVRTVPFEAPAPNRQIAMFWRRSSVHAGLLAQLAAVIADLPDQLLRG, via the coding sequence GTGAACCTTCAGGACCTGCGCTACGCGGTGGCGGTGGACGATCACCGGCATTTCGGTCGCGCCGCCGAAGCCTGTTTCGTCAGCCAGCCCACCTTGTCCTCGCAGCTGCGCAAGCTGGAGGACGAGCTGGGTGTGGCGCTGTTCGAGCGGGCCCCCCGCAACGTGATGCCCACGGCGGTCGGGCGGTTGATCCTCCACCATGCCCGCGGGGTGCTGGTCGAGGTCGACCAGATCGAGGCGCTGGCCAAGGCGGCCGCCGAGCCCGGCGCAGCGACGTTGCAGATCGGCGTGTTCCCGACGCTGGCGCCGTACCTCCTGCCCCACGTGGTGGGCCCTCTTCACGAGCGCTTCCCCCTGGTCGAGCTGTTGTGGGTGGAGGAGAAGACCGAGCAGGTTGTCGAGGGGCTGCTCGGTGGGCACCTCGACGCCGGGCTGCTGGCCCTGCCGATCGACGCCCCTCAGCTGCACCAGGAACCGCTGTTCACCGAGGACTTCGTGCTCGCCGTGCCCGCCGACCACGAGCTGGCCGACGCCACCTCGGTAGCGCCCGAGGTGCTGGCCGGCACCGACGTGCTGTTGTTGACCGACGGGCACTGCCTGCGCGACCAGGCGCTGGAGGTGTGCTCGATGGCCGGGGCGGCCGAACGGCACGGCTTCCGGGCCACCAGCCTGGAGACGCTGCGTCAGATGGTCGCCGCCGGCGTCGGCGTCACGCTGTTGCCCAAGATGTCGGTGAGCCCACCGGTGACCCAGTCCGATCACGTCCGGACCGTCCCCTTCGAGGCGCCGGCCCCCAACCGTCAGATCGCCATGTTCTGGCGACGCAGCAGCGTGCACGCAGGCCTGCTCGCCCAGCTGGCGGCCGTGATCGCCGACCTCCCCGATCAGCTGCTCCGAGGCTGA
- the aroA gene encoding 3-phosphoshikimate 1-carboxyvinyltransferase — translation MIVDPLRLRRLTEPPDATVVLPGSKSLTNRALLCAGLAEGRSELTGVLFSDDTEAMLAALTGMGAQVEEDRPAHTVSITGIGGRLPAEPLIIDARQSGTTGRFLAPLIALAPGGGMLDGHEQLRTRPMSDQLEAMRSLGATLSAVDDRLPLSSTGGGMRGGAVTVSGATSSQFLSGLLLCAPLFGDGLQLEVADELVSRPYIDMTVDVMERFGAAVERDGYRRFGCAPGIYAAQRYAIEPDASAASYFFALAAMTRGRIRVEGLGRSAVQGDMAFLDVLEQMGAVVRQGDDWTEVVGRDLRGVDVDLADFSDTAPTLAVVAAVADSPTRIRGIGFVRGKESDRIGAVITELERLGIASVEHDDGLTVHPGEVRSGVVSTYEDHRLAMAFGLLGLVADGVAIADPGCVAKTFPTYWDVLEGARTQA, via the coding sequence GTGATCGTCGACCCCCTCCGCCTGCGCCGCCTGACCGAGCCCCCCGACGCCACCGTCGTCCTGCCCGGCTCGAAAAGCCTGACCAACCGGGCCCTGCTGTGTGCCGGGCTGGCCGAGGGCCGCTCCGAGCTGACCGGCGTGCTGTTCTCCGACGACACCGAAGCGATGCTCGCCGCCCTCACCGGCATGGGTGCTCAGGTCGAGGAGGACCGGCCTGCCCACACCGTCAGCATCACCGGCATCGGCGGCCGCCTGCCGGCGGAGCCCTTAATCATCGACGCCCGTCAGAGCGGCACCACGGGGCGGTTTCTGGCGCCGCTGATTGCGCTGGCGCCCGGCGGGGGAATGCTCGACGGTCATGAGCAGCTGCGGACCCGCCCGATGTCGGATCAGCTCGAGGCGATGCGGTCGCTGGGGGCAACCTTGTCCGCTGTCGACGATCGTTTGCCGCTCTCCTCGACGGGCGGCGGCATGCGGGGCGGTGCGGTGACGGTGAGCGGCGCCACCTCCAGCCAGTTCCTCAGCGGGCTGTTGCTGTGCGCGCCGCTGTTCGGCGACGGGCTGCAACTGGAGGTGGCCGACGAGCTGGTGAGCCGCCCGTACATCGATATGACCGTCGACGTGATGGAGCGGTTCGGTGCGGCGGTGGAGCGCGACGGCTATCGCCGGTTCGGATGCGCCCCCGGGATCTACGCGGCCCAGCGCTACGCCATCGAGCCCGACGCGTCGGCCGCCAGCTACTTCTTTGCACTGGCAGCGATGACCCGGGGTCGCATCCGGGTCGAGGGCCTGGGCCGGTCCGCCGTTCAGGGCGACATGGCGTTCCTCGACGTGCTCGAGCAGATGGGTGCCGTCGTGCGCCAGGGCGACGACTGGACCGAGGTGGTCGGCCGCGACCTGCGCGGCGTCGACGTCGACCTGGCCGACTTCTCCGACACCGCCCCCACGCTGGCGGTGGTGGCGGCCGTCGCCGACTCGCCCACCCGCATTCGGGGCATCGGGTTCGTGCGGGGCAAGGAGTCCGATCGCATCGGTGCCGTCATCACCGAGCTGGAGCGCCTCGGCATCGCATCGGTCGAACACGATGATGGGCTGACCGTGCACCCCGGTGAGGTCCGATCGGGGGTGGTGAGCACCTATGAAGACCACCGGCTGGCGATGGCCTTCGGTCTGCTGGGCCTGGTGGCCGACGGCGTGGCGATCGCCGATCCCGGCTGCGTGGCCAAGACGTTCCCCACCTATTGGGATGTACTCGAGGGTGCTCGCACCCAGGCGTAG
- a CDS encoding acyl-CoA dehydrogenase codes for MQDYTPPLDDIRFLLDRVLDLPALLETEKFSELDSETVHDAIEAAGTFIAEVIAPTNAIGDQVGTQLQPDGTMVTPEGFKEAYAKLVEAGWGALTFDPAYGGGGFPEAVGIALQEFMVSSNMAFSMAPLLTQGSIHAINSVADEYVTETYLAKLVSGEWTGTMNLSEPEAGSDVGALRTKAEPNGDGTWSITGNKIYISWGDHDMADNVVHLVLARTPDAPPGTKGISCFIVPKFMVNDDGTLGEPNDLKVVSIEHKMGINASPTCTMSFGDQGGATGWLLGNEFDGMRVMFVMMNMARLSVGVQGLGLAERTLQGALAHADERVQGKVVGTPKEDRTSPIVGHPDVRRMLLDMRSITEAMRGICLMNAVAMDGASALSDEDDRQKAEDLNELLIPITKAWCTDMGVEVTSLAVQVFGGMGFVEETGVSQFFRDARIAPIYEGTNGIQAMDLVGRKLPMRAGGVVTDTMANIRATIDELNGQEELAGIASRLSEATDALDEATQWIFANSGDIRDVLSGATPYLRMWGLVVGGWVLGKSALAATEWAAEGGDEAFCTEKVRTARWFADQQLPAVAGLVPRATAGAALMDEASL; via the coding sequence ATGCAGGATTACACACCTCCGCTCGATGACATCCGCTTCTTGCTCGACCGCGTGCTCGATCTACCCGCGCTGTTGGAGACCGAGAAGTTCTCCGAGCTGGACTCGGAAACCGTGCACGACGCCATCGAGGCGGCGGGCACGTTCATCGCCGAGGTGATCGCCCCTACCAACGCCATCGGCGACCAGGTGGGCACCCAGTTGCAGCCAGACGGCACGATGGTGACCCCGGAGGGGTTCAAGGAGGCCTACGCCAAGCTGGTCGAGGCCGGATGGGGCGCCCTCACCTTCGATCCCGCCTACGGCGGCGGTGGGTTTCCCGAAGCGGTCGGCATTGCGTTGCAAGAGTTCATGGTGAGCTCCAACATGGCGTTCTCGATGGCGCCGCTGTTGACCCAGGGCTCGATCCACGCCATCAACTCGGTTGCCGACGAGTACGTCACCGAGACGTACCTGGCCAAGCTGGTCTCCGGCGAGTGGACCGGCACGATGAACCTGTCCGAGCCCGAGGCCGGTTCGGACGTGGGGGCGCTGCGCACCAAGGCCGAACCCAACGGCGACGGCACCTGGTCGATCACCGGCAACAAGATCTACATCTCGTGGGGCGACCACGACATGGCCGACAACGTCGTCCACCTCGTGCTGGCCCGCACGCCCGACGCTCCTCCCGGGACCAAGGGCATCTCGTGCTTCATCGTCCCCAAGTTCATGGTGAACGACGACGGCACGCTGGGCGAGCCCAACGATCTCAAAGTGGTGTCGATCGAGCACAAGATGGGCATCAACGCCTCGCCGACGTGCACGATGAGCTTCGGCGACCAGGGCGGCGCCACCGGTTGGCTGCTCGGCAACGAGTTCGACGGCATGCGGGTGATGTTCGTCATGATGAACATGGCCCGCCTATCGGTGGGCGTCCAGGGCCTCGGCCTGGCCGAGCGCACCCTTCAGGGGGCGCTGGCGCACGCCGACGAACGGGTGCAGGGCAAGGTTGTCGGCACCCCCAAAGAGGACCGCACCAGCCCGATCGTCGGCCACCCCGACGTCCGGCGCATGCTGCTCGACATGCGTTCGATCACCGAGGCGATGCGGGGCATCTGCCTGATGAATGCCGTCGCCATGGACGGGGCCAGCGCACTTTCCGATGAGGACGACCGCCAGAAGGCCGAGGACCTCAACGAACTACTTATCCCGATCACCAAGGCCTGGTGCACCGACATGGGTGTCGAGGTCACATCCCTCGCCGTGCAGGTGTTCGGCGGCATGGGCTTTGTCGAGGAGACCGGCGTCAGCCAGTTCTTCCGGGACGCCCGCATCGCCCCCATCTACGAGGGCACCAACGGCATCCAGGCAATGGACCTCGTCGGCCGCAAGCTGCCGATGCGCGCCGGCGGCGTGGTGACCGACACCATGGCCAACATTCGGGCGACGATCGACGAGCTCAACGGCCAAGAGGAGCTGGCAGGCATCGCCAGCCGCCTCAGCGAGGCCACCGACGCTCTGGACGAGGCCACCCAGTGGATCTTCGCCAACTCCGGCGACATCCGCGACGTGCTCTCGGGCGCCACGCCGTACCTGCGCATGTGGGGCCTGGTCGTCGGCGGTTGGGTGTTGGGCAAGAGCGCCCTGGCGGCCACCGAGTGGGCCGCCGAAGGTGGCGACGAGGCGTTCTGCACCGAGAAGGTACGCACCGCCCGTTGGTTTGCCGACCAGCAACTGCCCGCCGTTGCGGGCCTGGTGCCCCGGGCCACCGCCGGCGCCGCACTGATGGACGAGGCCTCGCTCTAG
- a CDS encoding ATP-binding protein produces MSDATFQLGAFLDDAGDRTDEAVAYEADDLTTHGVIVGMTGSGKTGLGVVMMEEALRQNIPTLVIDPKGDMGNLLLTFPDLSADDFAPWVPRDTDPAETAETWRSGLEGWGLAPNHIAELRDGHRFCVLTPGSTAGLPVNLIGSLAPPVGAGAGTDGEAVTDEIEALVSGILGLVGITADPLADREHILLANIIATAWAAGETLDLATLLTRIQDPPMRKLGVIELDQFFPKADRTKLMMKLNGLLASPGFAPWTQGAPLDVESLLWDENGRAACTVLYLAHLSESERQMVVSLVLSKMVTWMRGQSGSTDLRALIYMDEVYGYVPPTAQPPSKKPILTLFKQARAFGVGVVLSTQNPVDLDYKAISNAGTWMIGRLQTERDKARLLDGMSSAAGAVDLKALSETISGLGKRQFLMQRTGGSAPRRFGVRWAMSYLAGPLSKDQVGRLPGQAEAAAALTASTGGAAAAPSAAAPGQPAAQPEPTAQPEPAAQPAPVEPGAQLEQAAPATQGVPAAASAR; encoded by the coding sequence ATGTCCGATGCCACCTTCCAACTCGGTGCGTTTCTCGACGACGCCGGCGACCGAACCGACGAAGCGGTGGCCTACGAGGCCGACGACCTGACCACGCACGGGGTGATCGTTGGCATGACCGGCAGCGGCAAGACCGGGCTGGGCGTGGTGATGATGGAGGAGGCGCTGCGCCAGAACATCCCCACGTTGGTGATCGACCCCAAGGGGGACATGGGCAACCTGCTGTTGACGTTCCCCGACCTGTCTGCCGACGACTTTGCCCCCTGGGTGCCCCGCGACACCGACCCGGCGGAGACCGCCGAAACCTGGCGCAGCGGCCTGGAGGGCTGGGGGCTGGCGCCCAACCACATCGCCGAGCTGCGGGACGGCCACCGCTTCTGCGTGCTGACCCCCGGCTCGACCGCCGGGCTGCCGGTCAACCTGATCGGCAGCCTGGCACCACCCGTCGGCGCGGGCGCCGGCACTGACGGCGAGGCGGTCACCGACGAGATCGAGGCCTTGGTCTCGGGCATTCTGGGGCTGGTCGGCATCACGGCCGACCCGCTGGCCGACCGGGAACACATCCTGTTGGCCAACATCATCGCCACCGCGTGGGCCGCCGGCGAGACCCTCGACCTGGCGACGCTGCTGACCCGCATCCAGGACCCGCCGATGCGCAAGCTGGGGGTGATCGAGCTGGATCAGTTCTTCCCCAAGGCCGATCGCACCAAGCTGATGATGAAGCTGAACGGGCTCCTCGCCTCGCCCGGCTTTGCCCCCTGGACCCAGGGCGCCCCGCTCGACGTCGAGTCGCTGCTGTGGGACGAGAACGGTCGAGCCGCCTGCACCGTGCTCTACCTGGCGCATCTCTCGGAGAGCGAACGCCAGATGGTCGTCAGCCTGGTGCTCTCAAAAATGGTGACCTGGATGCGGGGCCAGTCGGGCTCGACCGATCTTCGGGCGCTCATCTACATGGACGAGGTGTACGGCTACGTGCCGCCGACTGCGCAGCCTCCTTCCAAAAAGCCGATCCTCACGTTGTTCAAGCAGGCGCGTGCGTTTGGCGTCGGCGTGGTGCTGTCCACCCAGAACCCGGTCGACCTCGACTACAAGGCCATCTCCAACGCCGGCACCTGGATGATCGGGCGCCTGCAGACCGAGCGGGACAAGGCTCGGTTGTTGGACGGCATGTCGTCCGCGGCCGGCGCCGTCGACCTGAAAGCGCTGTCGGAGACGATCTCCGGCCTGGGCAAGCGCCAGTTCCTCATGCAGCGCACCGGCGGATCAGCACCCCGCCGCTTCGGCGTCCGCTGGGCGATGAGCTACCTGGCCGGTCCGCTGTCCAAGGACCAGGTAGGGCGGTTGCCCGGCCAGGCCGAGGCTGCTGCTGCCCTTACCGCAAGCACCGGCGGCGCGGCCGCTGCCCCCTCGGCTGCAGCCCCAGGTCAGCCCGCAGCGCAGCCCGAACCAACGGCGCAGCCGGAGCCGGCAGCCCAGCCAGCACCTGTGGAACCGGGCGCGCAGCTCGAGCAGGCGGCACCCGCGACACAGGGCGTGCCAGCCGCCGCCAGCGCCCGCTGA
- a CDS encoding antitoxin, translated as MSFLDDAKKKLDDVVDEHGDKIADGVEKAGDFIDDKTGNKHADKVDQAQEKIGDAVKKMQADGK; from the coding sequence ATGAGCTTTCTCGACGATGCGAAGAAGAAGCTGGACGATGTTGTCGACGAGCACGGCGACAAGATCGCTGACGGCGTCGAGAAGGCCGGCGACTTCATCGACGACAAGACTGGCAACAAGCACGCCGACAAGGTTGATCAGGCGCAGGAGAAGATCGGCGACGCCGTCAAGAAGATGCAGGCCGACGGCAAGTGA